The Lucilia cuprina isolate Lc7/37 chromosome 5, ASM2204524v1, whole genome shotgun sequence genome includes a window with the following:
- the LOC111681118 gene encoding A-kinase anchor protein 14-like has protein sequence MFKYAVVIFALIACAAAKPHLIGAPLVAAPAPVITATSSQVVARTYNGIAHAPIVAPVAPVAPVTRVVAPVAPVARVVAPVAPVARVVAPAHVAHVAAPLAATYSTPIVARYATAAYAHPFAARYTAPLAYSAPLAYSHAPHAASYAW, from the exons atgttcaaatac GCCGTTGTTATCTTTGCCTTGATTGCCTGCGCTGCTGCTAAACCTCATTTAATTGGTGCTCCCTTAGTGGCTGCCCCAGCTCCTGTAATTACCGCCACCAGCAGTCAAGTTGTAGCCAGAACTTATAATGGCATTGCTCATGCTCCCATTGTGGCACCAGTAGCTCCTGTTGCCCCCGTTACTAGAGTTGTTGCACCTGTAGCTCCCGTTGCTAGAGTAGTGGCTCCTGTTGCTCCCGTTGCCAGAGTTGTTGCTCCTGCTCATGTTGCTCACGTAGCTGCTCCCTTAGCTGCTACTTATTCAACTCCAATAGTTGCCAGATACGCTACTGCTGCTTATGCTCATCCTTTTGCTGCTAGATATACTGCTCCTTTGGCATACAGTGCTCCTTTAGCTTACTCTCACGCTCCCCATGCTGCTTCCTATGCTTGGTAA